The Pocillopora verrucosa isolate sample1 chromosome 14, ASM3666991v2, whole genome shotgun sequence genome has a segment encoding these proteins:
- the LOC131784410 gene encoding microfibril-associated glycoprotein 4 isoform X1, producing MHVLILFLIGVTAYATSRISNRFPRFQAANFGERMDGRQLNGSVIKEIEVESESSCRLECVNEERCKSYNFGGKKNKSERWKCQISDSDRFERPARANFIENKEFSYRGIKSSYQRDKSDCGKNEIYILNIRTNSVRCNCKDGYTGKPCEPIAKSCALLYQDGVTSSGVYAINPDGGNPIKVLCDMTTNGGGWTVFQRRLDGSVDFYRDWSSYKNGFGDLHGEFWLGNDNLHRLTAADNVSLRVDLEDFEGNIRYAEYATFKVADQTDKYRIVIGGYSGTAGDGMNEHSDMQFSTRDSDNDVKPDDSCAQKYKGAWWYSHCLDSNLNGLYLNGRYSSSFADGVNWLPFKGYQYSLKRTEMKIK from the exons ATGCACGTACTAATATTATTCTTGATCGGTGTCACTGCTTATGCAACAAGTCGCATTTCAAACAGGTTTCCTAGATTTCAAGCCGCTAATTTTGGCGAGAGGATGGACGGGAGACAACTCAACGGGAGCGTGATAAAGGAGATAGAGGTGGAATCAGAAAGCTCTTGTAGATTGGAGTGTGTCAACGAAGAGCGATGTAAGTCTTACAACTTTGGAGGCAAAAAGAACAAATCTGAGAGATGGAAGTGCCAGATCAGTGACTCGGATCGATTTGAGAGGCCAGCCAGGGCCAACTTCATTGAGAACAAAGAGTTCAGTTACAGAGGGATAAAG AGCTCATACCAACGAGATAAGTCAGATTGTGGCAAGAACGAAATCTACATCTTAAACATTCGAACCAACAGTGTTAGATGCAATTGCAAGGATGGATACACAGGGAAGCCCTGTG AACCCATCGCCAAAAGTTGTGCTCTACTTTATCAAGATGGTGTCACATCTAGCGGTGTGTACGCTATCAATCCAGATGGTGGAAATCCCATAAAagtgttgtgtgacatgacCACGAACGGTGGAGGTTGGACTGTTTTTCAGAGACGTTTGGACGGCTCTGTTGATTTCTATCGAGATTGGTCGTCCTACAAAAATGGCTTCGGAGATTTACACGGCGAGTTTTGGCTTGGAAATGACAATCTTCATCGTTTGACAGCCGCTGATAACGTTTCTTTGAGAGTTGACCTGGAGGACTTCGAAGGTAACATCAGATACGCTGAGTACGCGACATTTAAGGTGGCGGACCAGACAGATAAATACCGAATTGTAATTGGTGGATACAGTGGGACAGCTGGAGACGGTATGAATGAACACAG TGATATGCAGTTCTCTACCAGAGATAGTGACAACGACGTAAAACCAGACGACAGCTGTGCTCAGAAGTACAAAGGCGCCTGGTGGTACAGTCACTGTCTTGATTCCAATCTAAACGGGTTGTATCTCAACGGAAGGTACTCCTCCTCATTTGCTGATGGTGTCAACTGGCTTCCTTTTAAAGGATATCAGTATTCACTGAAACgtacagaaatgaaaataaagtag
- the LOC131784410 gene encoding microfibril-associated glycoprotein 4 isoform X2 yields the protein MDGRQLNGSVIKEIEVESESSCRLECVNEERCKSYNFGGKKNKSERWKCQISDSDRFERPARANFIENKEFSYRGIKSSYQRDKSDCGKNEIYILNIRTNSVRCNCKDGYTGKPCEPIAKSCALLYQDGVTSSGVYAINPDGGNPIKVLCDMTTNGGGWTVFQRRLDGSVDFYRDWSSYKNGFGDLHGEFWLGNDNLHRLTAADNVSLRVDLEDFEGNIRYAEYATFKVADQTDKYRIVIGGYSGTAGDGMNEHSDMQFSTRDSDNDVKPDDSCAQKYKGAWWYSHCLDSNLNGLYLNGRYSSSFADGVNWLPFKGYQYSLKRTEMKIK from the exons ATGGACGGGAGACAACTCAACGGGAGCGTGATAAAGGAGATAGAGGTGGAATCAGAAAGCTCTTGTAGATTGGAGTGTGTCAACGAAGAGCGATGTAAGTCTTACAACTTTGGAGGCAAAAAGAACAAATCTGAGAGATGGAAGTGCCAGATCAGTGACTCGGATCGATTTGAGAGGCCAGCCAGGGCCAACTTCATTGAGAACAAAGAGTTCAGTTACAGAGGGATAAAG AGCTCATACCAACGAGATAAGTCAGATTGTGGCAAGAACGAAATCTACATCTTAAACATTCGAACCAACAGTGTTAGATGCAATTGCAAGGATGGATACACAGGGAAGCCCTGTG AACCCATCGCCAAAAGTTGTGCTCTACTTTATCAAGATGGTGTCACATCTAGCGGTGTGTACGCTATCAATCCAGATGGTGGAAATCCCATAAAagtgttgtgtgacatgacCACGAACGGTGGAGGTTGGACTGTTTTTCAGAGACGTTTGGACGGCTCTGTTGATTTCTATCGAGATTGGTCGTCCTACAAAAATGGCTTCGGAGATTTACACGGCGAGTTTTGGCTTGGAAATGACAATCTTCATCGTTTGACAGCCGCTGATAACGTTTCTTTGAGAGTTGACCTGGAGGACTTCGAAGGTAACATCAGATACGCTGAGTACGCGACATTTAAGGTGGCGGACCAGACAGATAAATACCGAATTGTAATTGGTGGATACAGTGGGACAGCTGGAGACGGTATGAATGAACACAG TGATATGCAGTTCTCTACCAGAGATAGTGACAACGACGTAAAACCAGACGACAGCTGTGCTCAGAAGTACAAAGGCGCCTGGTGGTACAGTCACTGTCTTGATTCCAATCTAAACGGGTTGTATCTCAACGGAAGGTACTCCTCCTCATTTGCTGATGGTGTCAACTGGCTTCCTTTTAAAGGATATCAGTATTCACTGAAACgtacagaaatgaaaataaagtag
- the LOC136278177 gene encoding microfibril-associated glycoprotein 4-like, protein MHLLLLFLISVTAYATSRISNTFPRFQAANFGEMMDGKQLNGSVIKEIEVESESSCRLECVNEERCKSYNFGGKKNKSERWKCQISDSDRFERPARANFIENKEFSYRGIKSVCERDKSDCGKNEICIVDIRTNSARCICKDGYTGKPCKPIAKSCALLYQDGVTSSGLYTINPDGGNAMQVLCDMTTNGGGWTVFQRRLNGSVDFYRDWSSYKNGFGDLHGEFWLGNDNLHRLTAAGNVSLRVDLEDFEGDITYAEYATFKVADQADKYRIVIGGYNGTAGDGMKVHSDMQFSTRDSDNDVEPHRSCAQEYKGAWWYKNCLLSNLNGLYLNGWYSSFFAEGVHWFPFKGYRYSLKRTEMKIK, encoded by the exons ATGCACCTACTATTATTATTCTTGATCAGTGTCACTGCTTATGCAACAAGTCGCATTTCAAACACGTTTCCCAGATTTCAAGCCGCTAATTTTGGCGAGATGATGGACGGGAAACAGCTCAACGGGAGCGTTATAAAGGAGATAGAGGTGGAATCAGAAAGCTCTTGTAGATTGGAGTGTGTCAACGAAGAGCGATGTAAGTCTTACAACTTTGGAGGCAAAAAGAACAAATCTGAGAGATGGAAGTGCCAGATCAGTGACTCGGATCGATTTGAGAGGCCAGCCAGGGCCAACTTCATTGAGAACAAAGAGTTCAGTTACAGAGGGATAAAG AGCGTATGCGAACGAGATAAGTCAGATTGTGGCAAGAACGAAATCTGCATCGTAGACATTCGAACCAACAGTGCACGATGCATTTGCAAGGATGGTTACACGGGAAAGCCCTGTA AACCCATCGCCAAAAGTTGTGCTCTACTTTATCAAGATGGTGTCACATCTAGCGGTTTGTACACTATTAATCCAGATGGCGGAAATGCCATGCAagtgttgtgtgacatgacCACGAACGGTGGAGGTTGGACTGTTTTTCAGAGACGTTTGAACGGCTCTGTTGATTTCTATCGAGATTGGTCGTCCTACAAAAATGGCTTCGGAGATTTACACGGCGAGTTTTGGCTTGGAAATGACAATCTTCATCGTTTGACAGCCGCTGGTAACGTTTCGTTGAGAGTTGACCTGGAGGACTTCGAAGGTGACATCACATACGCTGAGTACGCGACATTTAAGGTGGCGGACCAAGCAGATAAATACCGAATTGTAATTGGTGGATACAATGGGACAGCTGGAGACGGTATGAAAGTACACAG TGATATGCAGTTCTCCACAAGAGATAGTGACAACGACGTAGAACCACACCGCAGCTGTGCTCAGGAGTACAAAGGCGCCTGGTGGTACAAAAACTGTCTTCTTTCCAATCTAAACGGGTTGTATCTCAACGGATGGTACTCCTCCTTTTTTGCTGAAGGTGTCCACTGGTTTCCTTTTAAAGGATATCGGTATTCACTGAAACgtacagaaatgaaaataaagtag